Proteins from a single region of Corvus hawaiiensis isolate bCorHaw1 chromosome 6, bCorHaw1.pri.cur, whole genome shotgun sequence:
- the ANGEL1 gene encoding protein angel homolog 1 isoform X1, which translates to MIGTVLCYVLLPAARLLQALRDAFFTCRKNVLLAKSPSTQIEGVFAATRGTSVPEEQEALLQQWLEEGVENLPASESVPAVRKVSVTLTSDWFEGSELLMTSLSDLNTSPEVTRCADQQLSELNALASSELQDHAVAELARLPAEETVTVGGSAPWAAVVPQTDHQTAGCAGINVEVLNDDPAVLAWSLACDAETVPPVLPAWPIQDAVPFYPVPTEVPYHEILWRDWEDLSVQPCVLEQVSKTTPLFEFRVMSYNILAQDLVEQGLDLYVHCHPDILNWNYRLPNLLQEIQHWDPDVLCLQEVQENHYWEQLEPTFKEMGFACFYKRRTGTKTDGCAVCYKHSRFQLISLSPIEYFRPGLDVLNRDNVGLVLLLQPVLPEGLGLKAVSPLCVANTHVLFNPRRGDIKLAQVALLLAEIDKIARTTEGSYYPVILCGDLNSVPDSPLYKFIRNGELSYHGMPAWKVSGQEDFSQQLYSRKLLAPLWPSSLGVTDKCQYVTLCQPKKLGRREYSRDFLLQFRFCDVACERPPQLVLLEGVTDAKPDRPAHWPKPAAMVKDPDPQPFIPRCSGVIQHGLNLTSVYSHFLPQRGRPEVTTMPMGLGATVDYIFYSAEPVENKAGRRLYKDGALKLLGRLSLLSEDVLLMANGLPNHFCSSDHLCLLASFGLEISSLRES; encoded by the exons aTGATCGGCACCGTGCTCTGCTATGTGCTGCTGCCGGCGGCGCGGCTCCTCCAGGCCCTCCGAG ATGCTTTCTTTACCTGTCGAAAGAATGTGCTTCTGGCGAAGAGCCCGTCCACCCAGATAGAAGGTGTCTTTGCTGCTACCAGAGGAACATCAGTCCCAGAAGAGCAAGAAGCCCTTctccagcagtggctggagGAAGGAGTAGAGAATTTGCCAGCCAGTGAGAGTGTTCCAGCAGTGAGGAAAGTGTCAGTTACACTCACTAGTGACTGGTTTGAAGGTTCAGAGCTATTGATGACTAGCCTCAGTGACCTGAATACATCTCCAGAAGTCACCCGGTGTGCTGATCAGCAGCTCTCAGAGCTAAATGCTTTGGCTTCTTCAGAACTGCAAGATCATGCAGTGGCTGAACTGGCAAGATTACCAGCAGAGGAAACAGTGACTGTAGGAGGCAGTGCCCCTTGGGCAGCTGTGGTGCCACAGACAGATCACCAgacagctggctgtgctggtatCAACGTGGAAGTGCTGAATGATGACCCAGCTGTGCTGGCCTGGAGTTTAGCGTGTGATGCAGAgacagtgccaccagtgctcccagcctggcccattCAGGATGCGGTGCCATTTTATCCGGTCCCAACAGAGGTGCCCTACCATG AGATCTTATGGAGAGACTGGGAGGATCTTTCTGTCCAGCCCTGTGTCTTAGAGCAGGTCTCAAAAACCACTCCTCTATTTGAATTTCGAGTCATGTCTTACAACATCCTTGCCCAGGACCTGGTTGAGCAGGGCCTTGATCTCTATGTACACTGTCATCCGGACATCCTGAACTGGAACTACCGCCTTCCAAACCTTTTGCAGGAGATCCAGCACTGGGATCCTGAC GTTCTGTGTCTCCAAGAGGTACAAGAGAACCAttactgggagcaactggaaCCAACATTCAAGGAGATGG GCTTTGCATGCTTCTATAAGCGCAGAACCGGGACGAAGACAGATGGATGTGCGGTGTGCTATAAGCACAGCAGGTTCCAGCTGATCAGCCTCAGCCCCATAGAATACTTCCGGCCTGGTCTGGACGTCCTCAACCGGGATAATGTGGGCTTGGTGCTGCTGCTACAGCCTGTGCTCCCAGAGGGCCTAGGTCTGAAGGCAGTCAGTCCTTTGTGTGTGGCCAACACTCATGTGTTGTTCAATCCCCGTCGAGGAGATATCAAACTGGCTCAGGTGGCCTTGCTGCTAGCAGAGATTGACAAAATTGCAAGAACTACTGAAGGCAGCTACTATCCTGTCATCTTGTGTGGAGACCTGAACTCTGTACCTGATTCTCCACTCTACAAATTCATCCGAAATGGTGAACTTTCCTACCATGGGATGCCAGCCTGGAAG GTGTCTGGTCAGGAAGACTTTTCCCAACAATTGTATTCACGGAAACTGCTGGCCCCACTGTGGCCAAGCTCACTGGGTGTAACAGACAAGTGCCAGTATGTTACCCTGTGCCAGCCAAAGAAACTTG GGAGACGTGAATACAGCCGTGACTTCCTGCTCCAGTTCCGCTTTTGCGATGTTGCCTGTGAGCGACCACCACAGCTGGTCCTCTTGGAAGGTGTGACAGATGCTAAACCAG ACCGCCCTGCACACTGGCCCAAGCCTGCTGCCATGGTGAAAGACCCTGATCCCCAGCCATTCATCCCAAG GTGTTCAGGTGTTATCCAGCATGGCCTCAACCTGACCTCTGTCTACAGCCACTTCCTGCCACAGAGGGGACGCCCAGAGGTCACAACGATGCccatggggcttggagccactgTTGATTACATTTTCTACTCAGCAGAGCCTGTGGAGAACAAGGCGG GTCGCAGGCTGTACAAGGATGGAGCCCTGAAGCTGCTTGGCcgtctttctcttctctctgaagATGTCCTCTTGATGGCAAATGGCTTACCAAATCATTTTTGTTCATCTGACCATCTCTGCCTGCTGGCTAGCTTTGGCTTGGAGATCTCCAGCCTCAGAGAGAGTTAG
- the ANGEL1 gene encoding protein angel homolog 1 isoform X3: MTSLSDLNTSPEVTRCADQQLSELNALASSELQDHAVAELARLPAEETVTVGGSAPWAAVVPQTDHQTAGCAGINVEVLNDDPAVLAWSLACDAETVPPVLPAWPIQDAVPFYPVPTEVPYHEILWRDWEDLSVQPCVLEQVSKTTPLFEFRVMSYNILAQDLVEQGLDLYVHCHPDILNWNYRLPNLLQEIQHWDPDVLCLQEVQENHYWEQLEPTFKEMGFACFYKRRTGTKTDGCAVCYKHSRFQLISLSPIEYFRPGLDVLNRDNVGLVLLLQPVLPEGLGLKAVSPLCVANTHVLFNPRRGDIKLAQVALLLAEIDKIARTTEGSYYPVILCGDLNSVPDSPLYKFIRNGELSYHGMPAWKVSGQEDFSQQLYSRKLLAPLWPSSLGVTDKCQYVTLCQPKKLGRREYSRDFLLQFRFCDVACERPPQLVLLEGVTDAKPDRPAHWPKPAAMVKDPDPQPFIPRCSGVIQHGLNLTSVYSHFLPQRGRPEVTTMPMGLGATVDYIFYSAEPVENKAGRRLYKDGALKLLGRLSLLSEDVLLMANGLPNHFCSSDHLCLLASFGLEISSLRES; this comes from the exons ATGACTAGCCTCAGTGACCTGAATACATCTCCAGAAGTCACCCGGTGTGCTGATCAGCAGCTCTCAGAGCTAAATGCTTTGGCTTCTTCAGAACTGCAAGATCATGCAGTGGCTGAACTGGCAAGATTACCAGCAGAGGAAACAGTGACTGTAGGAGGCAGTGCCCCTTGGGCAGCTGTGGTGCCACAGACAGATCACCAgacagctggctgtgctggtatCAACGTGGAAGTGCTGAATGATGACCCAGCTGTGCTGGCCTGGAGTTTAGCGTGTGATGCAGAgacagtgccaccagtgctcccagcctggcccattCAGGATGCGGTGCCATTTTATCCGGTCCCAACAGAGGTGCCCTACCATG AGATCTTATGGAGAGACTGGGAGGATCTTTCTGTCCAGCCCTGTGTCTTAGAGCAGGTCTCAAAAACCACTCCTCTATTTGAATTTCGAGTCATGTCTTACAACATCCTTGCCCAGGACCTGGTTGAGCAGGGCCTTGATCTCTATGTACACTGTCATCCGGACATCCTGAACTGGAACTACCGCCTTCCAAACCTTTTGCAGGAGATCCAGCACTGGGATCCTGAC GTTCTGTGTCTCCAAGAGGTACAAGAGAACCAttactgggagcaactggaaCCAACATTCAAGGAGATGG GCTTTGCATGCTTCTATAAGCGCAGAACCGGGACGAAGACAGATGGATGTGCGGTGTGCTATAAGCACAGCAGGTTCCAGCTGATCAGCCTCAGCCCCATAGAATACTTCCGGCCTGGTCTGGACGTCCTCAACCGGGATAATGTGGGCTTGGTGCTGCTGCTACAGCCTGTGCTCCCAGAGGGCCTAGGTCTGAAGGCAGTCAGTCCTTTGTGTGTGGCCAACACTCATGTGTTGTTCAATCCCCGTCGAGGAGATATCAAACTGGCTCAGGTGGCCTTGCTGCTAGCAGAGATTGACAAAATTGCAAGAACTACTGAAGGCAGCTACTATCCTGTCATCTTGTGTGGAGACCTGAACTCTGTACCTGATTCTCCACTCTACAAATTCATCCGAAATGGTGAACTTTCCTACCATGGGATGCCAGCCTGGAAG GTGTCTGGTCAGGAAGACTTTTCCCAACAATTGTATTCACGGAAACTGCTGGCCCCACTGTGGCCAAGCTCACTGGGTGTAACAGACAAGTGCCAGTATGTTACCCTGTGCCAGCCAAAGAAACTTG GGAGACGTGAATACAGCCGTGACTTCCTGCTCCAGTTCCGCTTTTGCGATGTTGCCTGTGAGCGACCACCACAGCTGGTCCTCTTGGAAGGTGTGACAGATGCTAAACCAG ACCGCCCTGCACACTGGCCCAAGCCTGCTGCCATGGTGAAAGACCCTGATCCCCAGCCATTCATCCCAAG GTGTTCAGGTGTTATCCAGCATGGCCTCAACCTGACCTCTGTCTACAGCCACTTCCTGCCACAGAGGGGACGCCCAGAGGTCACAACGATGCccatggggcttggagccactgTTGATTACATTTTCTACTCAGCAGAGCCTGTGGAGAACAAGGCGG GTCGCAGGCTGTACAAGGATGGAGCCCTGAAGCTGCTTGGCcgtctttctcttctctctgaagATGTCCTCTTGATGGCAAATGGCTTACCAAATCATTTTTGTTCATCTGACCATCTCTGCCTGCTGGCTAGCTTTGGCTTGGAGATCTCCAGCCTCAGAGAGAGTTAG
- the ANGEL1 gene encoding protein angel homolog 1 isoform X2 — MIGTVLCYVLLPAARLLQALRDAFFTCRKNVLLAKSPSTQIEGVFAATRGTSVPEEQEALLQQWLEEGVENLPASESVPAVRKVSVTLTSDWFEGSELLMTSLSDLNTSPEVTRCADQQLSELNALASSELQDHAVAELARLPAEETVTVGGSAPWAAVVPQTDHQTAGCAGINVEVLNDDPAVLAWSLACDAETVPPVLPAWPIQDAVPFYPVPTEVPYHEILWRDWEDLSVQPCVLEQVSKTTPLFEFRVMSYNILAQDLVEQGLDLYVHCHPDILNWNYRLPNLLQEIQHWDPDVLCLQEVQENHYWEQLEPTFKEMGFACFYKRRTGTKTDGCAVCYKHSRFQLISLSPIEYFRPGLDVLNRDNVGLVLLLQPVLPEGLGLKAVSPLCVANTHVLFNPRRGDIKLAQVALLLAEIDKIARTTEGSYYPVILCGDLNSVPDSPLYKFIRNGELSYHGMPAWKVSGQEDFSQQLYSRKLLAPLWPSSLGVTDKCQYVTLCQPKKLGRREYSRDFLLQFRFCDVACERPPQLVLLEGVTDAKPGVQVLSSMAST; from the exons aTGATCGGCACCGTGCTCTGCTATGTGCTGCTGCCGGCGGCGCGGCTCCTCCAGGCCCTCCGAG ATGCTTTCTTTACCTGTCGAAAGAATGTGCTTCTGGCGAAGAGCCCGTCCACCCAGATAGAAGGTGTCTTTGCTGCTACCAGAGGAACATCAGTCCCAGAAGAGCAAGAAGCCCTTctccagcagtggctggagGAAGGAGTAGAGAATTTGCCAGCCAGTGAGAGTGTTCCAGCAGTGAGGAAAGTGTCAGTTACACTCACTAGTGACTGGTTTGAAGGTTCAGAGCTATTGATGACTAGCCTCAGTGACCTGAATACATCTCCAGAAGTCACCCGGTGTGCTGATCAGCAGCTCTCAGAGCTAAATGCTTTGGCTTCTTCAGAACTGCAAGATCATGCAGTGGCTGAACTGGCAAGATTACCAGCAGAGGAAACAGTGACTGTAGGAGGCAGTGCCCCTTGGGCAGCTGTGGTGCCACAGACAGATCACCAgacagctggctgtgctggtatCAACGTGGAAGTGCTGAATGATGACCCAGCTGTGCTGGCCTGGAGTTTAGCGTGTGATGCAGAgacagtgccaccagtgctcccagcctggcccattCAGGATGCGGTGCCATTTTATCCGGTCCCAACAGAGGTGCCCTACCATG AGATCTTATGGAGAGACTGGGAGGATCTTTCTGTCCAGCCCTGTGTCTTAGAGCAGGTCTCAAAAACCACTCCTCTATTTGAATTTCGAGTCATGTCTTACAACATCCTTGCCCAGGACCTGGTTGAGCAGGGCCTTGATCTCTATGTACACTGTCATCCGGACATCCTGAACTGGAACTACCGCCTTCCAAACCTTTTGCAGGAGATCCAGCACTGGGATCCTGAC GTTCTGTGTCTCCAAGAGGTACAAGAGAACCAttactgggagcaactggaaCCAACATTCAAGGAGATGG GCTTTGCATGCTTCTATAAGCGCAGAACCGGGACGAAGACAGATGGATGTGCGGTGTGCTATAAGCACAGCAGGTTCCAGCTGATCAGCCTCAGCCCCATAGAATACTTCCGGCCTGGTCTGGACGTCCTCAACCGGGATAATGTGGGCTTGGTGCTGCTGCTACAGCCTGTGCTCCCAGAGGGCCTAGGTCTGAAGGCAGTCAGTCCTTTGTGTGTGGCCAACACTCATGTGTTGTTCAATCCCCGTCGAGGAGATATCAAACTGGCTCAGGTGGCCTTGCTGCTAGCAGAGATTGACAAAATTGCAAGAACTACTGAAGGCAGCTACTATCCTGTCATCTTGTGTGGAGACCTGAACTCTGTACCTGATTCTCCACTCTACAAATTCATCCGAAATGGTGAACTTTCCTACCATGGGATGCCAGCCTGGAAG GTGTCTGGTCAGGAAGACTTTTCCCAACAATTGTATTCACGGAAACTGCTGGCCCCACTGTGGCCAAGCTCACTGGGTGTAACAGACAAGTGCCAGTATGTTACCCTGTGCCAGCCAAAGAAACTTG GGAGACGTGAATACAGCCGTGACTTCCTGCTCCAGTTCCGCTTTTGCGATGTTGCCTGTGAGCGACCACCACAGCTGGTCCTCTTGGAAGGTGTGACAGATGCTAAACCAG GTGTTCAGGTGTTATCCAGCATGGCCTCAACCTGA